A stretch of Gloeocapsa sp. DLM2.Bin57 DNA encodes these proteins:
- a CDS encoding AAA family ATPase, producing the protein MLIEVMREYNLTKEFRKAGYYETPQQQQLFEELKVAIVNGMLVALTGIVGCGKTVTLRKLQNTLNQEGKILVSKSLAVEKQKTNLTTLISALFYDLSNDKKLKIPSQGEKRERQLRDLICKGRKPVALFIDEAHDLSTTTLTGLKRLIEVVEDGGGTLSVLLVGHPKLRNDLRRPTMEEIGYRTANFSLDGLIGSPQRYIEWLFSQCLKSEQEWQEIITVEARDLLSSKLRTPLQIEQHLSLAFEEAYKAGEKPVTDELITSILSRQIDDLEPTLTRHGYNIKNLAEQFNTKPAEIRLLFKGQLDAGRSQDLREQMLAAGLPI; encoded by the coding sequence ATGCTGATTGAGGTAATGAGAGAATACAACTTAACTAAAGAATTTAGAAAAGCTGGCTATTATGAAACTCCTCAACAGCAACAATTATTTGAAGAATTAAAAGTGGCAATAGTTAATGGTATGTTAGTAGCCTTAACAGGAATAGTAGGATGTGGAAAAACTGTCACTCTTAGAAAATTACAAAACACCTTAAACCAAGAAGGAAAAATCTTAGTATCCAAATCTCTGGCAGTAGAAAAACAAAAAACTAATTTAACTACTTTAATCTCAGCTTTATTTTATGACTTATCCAATGATAAAAAGTTGAAAATTCCCTCTCAAGGAGAAAAACGGGAAAGGCAATTGAGGGATTTAATTTGTAAAGGAAGAAAACCAGTAGCTTTATTTATAGACGAGGCTCATGATTTATCTACTACCACTTTAACTGGACTAAAGAGACTGATTGAAGTAGTAGAAGATGGAGGTGGTACACTATCAGTTTTATTAGTAGGACATCCCAAACTCAGAAATGACTTAAGAAGACCTACTATGGAAGAAATTGGTTATCGGACAGCTAATTTTTCCCTCGATGGTTTAATAGGTTCTCCTCAAAGATATATTGAATGGTTATTTAGTCAATGTCTGAAATCAGAGCAAGAATGGCAAGAAATAATTACAGTTGAAGCTAGAGATTTACTGTCATCTAAATTAAGAACACCTTTACAAATTGAGCAACATTTATCTTTAGCTTTTGAAGAAGCTTATAAAGCAGGAGAAAAACCTGTAACAGATGAATTAATTACTTCTATTCTTTCCAGACAAATTGATGATTTAGAACCTACGTTGACTAGACATGGTTATAATATTAAAAATCTAGCAGAACAATTTAATACTAAACCTGCGGAAATTAGGTTACTATTCAAAGGGCAATTAGATGCAGGTCGTTCTCAAGATTTAAGAGAACAAATGTTGGCAGCAGGTTTACCTATTTAA